The Echinicola rosea genome has a segment encoding these proteins:
- the pdxH gene encoding pyridoxamine 5'-phosphate oxidase translates to MDLASIRTEYLLKSLDVNKLETSPLDQFQLWFDEAINAKVNEPNAMNLATVNAENRPSARVVLLKGIDTGFVFFTNYASNKGRELTQNNGAALTFFWPELQRQIRIEGLVERISETMSDEYFLSRPKGSQIGAWASPQSQQIPDRDFLASQEKKMLERFAHEPLSRPPHWGGYRVVPDRVEFWQGRQSRLHDRIVYTLDSAENWVKNRLAP, encoded by the coding sequence ATGGATTTAGCATCGATTAGAACCGAGTATTTACTTAAGTCTTTAGATGTCAATAAACTGGAGACATCCCCGCTGGATCAATTTCAGCTATGGTTTGATGAAGCGATAAATGCAAAAGTAAACGAACCCAACGCCATGAATTTGGCTACGGTAAATGCTGAAAACCGGCCAAGTGCCAGAGTGGTGCTGCTAAAGGGAATAGACACGGGCTTCGTTTTTTTTACGAACTATGCTAGCAATAAAGGACGTGAGTTGACCCAAAACAATGGGGCTGCATTGACCTTCTTTTGGCCTGAGCTACAGCGTCAGATACGAATAGAAGGGCTTGTAGAAAGAATCAGTGAAACGATGTCGGACGAATACTTCCTTTCTCGACCAAAAGGAAGCCAAATCGGAGCTTGGGCCTCTCCCCAAAGCCAACAGATTCCAGACCGGGATTTTTTAGCGTCGCAAGAAAAGAAAATGCTGGAACGATTTGCTCATGAACCGCTAAGTCGGCCACCTCACTGGGGCGGTTATCGTGTGGTTCCTGATCGAGTGGAATTTTGGCAAGGAAGGCAATCCCGCCTCCATGACCGAATTGTCTATACCCTTGATAGCGCAGAAAACTGGGTAAAAAACAGATTGGCACCCTAA
- the bshB1 gene encoding bacillithiol biosynthesis deacetylase BshB1: MKLDILAIAAHPDDAELSCSGTIAAHIKAGYKVGVLDFTQGEMGTRGTPEIRLEESTKAAELLQLSARENLGFRDAFFKDDEAHHLEVVKVIRKYQPDIVLANAISDRHPDHGKGGALTSKACFISGLRKVETSLDGKNQEPWRPQYVYHYIQNNYIKPDFVVDITDFWEDKLASIKAFKSQFYDPNSDEPESFISSREYFDFVEARAREFGHMINVKYGEGFTVEKTIGVKNLFDLK; encoded by the coding sequence ATGAAATTAGATATACTGGCGATAGCAGCTCACCCAGATGACGCAGAGTTGTCTTGTTCAGGAACCATTGCGGCCCATATCAAAGCCGGGTATAAAGTAGGTGTTTTGGATTTTACCCAAGGAGAAATGGGAACCCGAGGAACACCCGAAATCAGATTGGAAGAATCCACCAAGGCCGCTGAGTTATTACAGTTGTCAGCTAGGGAAAACCTCGGCTTTAGGGATGCCTTTTTCAAAGATGATGAAGCCCATCATTTGGAAGTGGTAAAGGTGATCCGAAAATATCAGCCAGACATTGTACTTGCCAATGCCATCAGCGATCGTCACCCTGATCATGGTAAAGGAGGAGCATTGACTTCCAAGGCCTGCTTTATCAGCGGCTTGCGAAAAGTAGAAACATCCCTTGATGGTAAAAACCAAGAGCCTTGGCGGCCACAGTATGTTTACCATTACATTCAAAATAATTATATCAAGCCTGATTTTGTAGTAGATATTACCGATTTCTGGGAAGACAAGCTGGCGAGCATCAAGGCGTTTAAATCACAGTTCTATGATCCCAACAGTGACGAGCCAGAAAGCTTCATCAGTAGTAGAGAGTACTTTGATTTTGTGGAAGCCCGCGCACGGGAATTTGGCCACATGATCAATGTGAAATATGGTGAAGGGTTTACCGTAGAAAAAACGATCGGGGTCAAGAACCTGTTCGACTTGAAATAA
- a CDS encoding M23 family metallopeptidase, protein MGIRIIILIVTLNLCVGFSEACAQIFPKIIKKDKTPPVKVPDARNLQTFDVEEYLYNLRKGTDSLIYQDRVDLRRRLSAVSEDTLTLIWAPTHQLAQVSEKIQIDSIWITAYEYYSSWDSQRIDSYGFDPKGFKDTVLIKLFDPFHGTNWSSPLKETKINSEFGFRRYRWHHGTDLDLNRGDPVYSVFDGIVRMRSYDRYGYGYYVVVRHKNGLETLYGHLSKYNVEIGQEVKAGEVIAYGGSTGRSTGPHLHFEVRYQGLSINPTELFDFSVGRLKNSVYTVTSNSFEHIIKMRQAVYHRVRSGENLSVIANRYRTSVRSITRLNNISSKSILRVGQRLRIR, encoded by the coding sequence ATGGGCATCAGAATAATCATTTTAATAGTGACATTAAACCTGTGCGTGGGCTTCTCAGAAGCTTGCGCACAGATTTTCCCCAAAATCATCAAAAAGGACAAGACACCTCCAGTCAAGGTGCCAGATGCCCGTAATTTACAGACTTTTGATGTAGAGGAATACCTCTATAATTTACGTAAGGGGACAGATTCCCTGATATACCAAGACCGAGTGGACCTTCGCCGAAGGCTATCGGCTGTGAGTGAAGATACGCTTACCTTGATATGGGCGCCGACGCACCAACTCGCCCAAGTATCGGAAAAAATACAGATCGACAGTATTTGGATCACAGCCTACGAATACTATTCTTCTTGGGACAGCCAGCGAATAGACAGTTATGGATTTGATCCGAAGGGATTCAAGGATACGGTGTTGATCAAGCTTTTTGATCCATTTCACGGCACCAATTGGAGCAGTCCGTTAAAAGAGACGAAGATCAATTCTGAATTTGGTTTTAGAAGGTATCGCTGGCATCACGGCACAGACCTGGACCTGAACAGGGGAGATCCTGTTTACAGTGTGTTTGACGGTATTGTGAGGATGCGTTCATACGATCGCTATGGCTATGGCTATTACGTGGTGGTGCGGCATAAGAATGGCTTGGAGACACTATATGGTCATTTGTCCAAATACAATGTGGAAATAGGGCAAGAAGTAAAGGCAGGTGAGGTGATTGCATATGGTGGAAGTACGGGAAGGAGTACGGGACCCCACCTTCACTTTGAGGTGCGTTATCAAGGTTTGTCCATCAATCCTACCGAGTTATTTGATTTTTCTGTGGGAAGACTTAAAAACTCCGTCTATACCGTGACATCGAATAGTTTTGAACACATTATTAAAATGCGACAAGCTGTTTACCACCGGGTAAGGAGTGGTGAAAACCTAAGTGTGATTGCCAATCGCTATCGGACATCGGTGCGGAGTATTACGCGGTTAAACAATATTTCTTCCAAGTCTATACTCCGTGTGGGACAAAGATTGCGGATCAGGTAA
- the trxB gene encoding thioredoxin-disulfide reductase encodes MNKEAEKIKVLIVGSGPAGYTAAIYASRAGLSPVLYTGGQPGGQLTITNDVENYPGYPDGVMGPQMMEDFKKQAERFGTDVRYGLVTAVDFSTRPHKVIVDDKDEILADTVIISTGASAKWLGLESETKLNGKGVSACAVCDGFFFRNQKVAIVGAGDTACEEASYLANICEKVYMLVRRDEMRASQIMQKRVTSNPKIEILWNTETEEILGEEEVTGVRVKNNQTGEEQELDVTGFFVAIGHKPNTDIFKDYLDMNEAGYINTLPGSTKTNIEGVFACGDAQDHVYRQAVTAAGTGCMSALDAERFLAEKELA; translated from the coding sequence ATGAATAAAGAAGCAGAAAAAATCAAAGTTCTAATTGTAGGATCTGGTCCTGCTGGATATACAGCAGCCATATACGCCTCTAGAGCTGGGCTGAGCCCAGTACTTTACACAGGTGGCCAGCCAGGTGGCCAGCTGACCATCACTAATGACGTGGAAAATTACCCAGGTTATCCAGATGGTGTAATGGGCCCTCAGATGATGGAAGATTTCAAAAAGCAAGCTGAGCGATTCGGCACTGATGTACGTTACGGCTTGGTGACTGCAGTGGACTTTTCCACGCGTCCTCATAAAGTAATTGTGGACGATAAAGATGAGATTTTGGCGGATACAGTGATCATATCTACCGGTGCGTCGGCTAAATGGCTGGGACTTGAAAGTGAAACCAAGCTGAACGGCAAGGGAGTATCTGCTTGTGCTGTTTGCGACGGTTTTTTCTTCCGTAACCAAAAGGTGGCCATTGTCGGTGCAGGAGATACCGCCTGTGAAGAGGCTTCTTATTTGGCCAATATTTGTGAAAAAGTTTACATGCTCGTTCGTAGGGATGAAATGAGGGCTTCACAAATAATGCAGAAGCGGGTAACCTCCAATCCGAAAATTGAAATCCTTTGGAATACCGAAACAGAGGAAATTTTGGGAGAAGAAGAAGTGACGGGAGTTCGCGTAAAGAATAACCAAACTGGTGAAGAGCAAGAATTGGATGTGACAGGTTTTTTTGTGGCCATCGGCCATAAACCGAATACCGATATTTTCAAGGATTACTTGGATATGAATGAAGCCGGGTATATCAATACTTTGCCTGGTAGTACCAAAACAAATATAGAAGGCGTTTTTGCCTGTGGAGATGCCCAAGATCATGTTTATCGACAAGCCGTAACCGCTGCAGGTACAGGATGCATGTCAGCACTGGATGCGGAGCGTTTTCTCGCAGAAAAAGAGTTGGCATAG
- a CDS encoding sigma-70 family RNA polymerase sigma factor: MRQLKISKQITNRESQSLDKYLQEIGKVDLLTADEEVVLAKRIREGDQLALEKLTKANLRFVVSVAKQYQNQGLSLGDLINEGNLGLIKAAQRFDETRGFKFISYAVWWIRQSILQALAEQSRIVRLPLNRVGSLNKISKTFSELEQRFEREPSPEELAEVLEVTAGEVVDTMKISGRHVSMDAPFVQGEENSLLDVLENDGEEKPDDGLMNDSLRKEVQRALSTLTQREADVITLYFGLNGEHAMTLEEIGEKFNLTRERVRQIKEKAIRRLRHTSRSKTLKPYLG, encoded by the coding sequence ATGAGGCAGCTTAAAATTAGCAAACAGATCACAAACCGAGAGAGTCAATCTCTCGATAAATATCTACAAGAGATTGGTAAAGTAGATCTTCTTACAGCAGATGAAGAAGTGGTACTTGCCAAGAGAATCCGTGAAGGTGATCAGCTTGCTCTTGAGAAATTAACAAAAGCAAACTTGAGGTTTGTGGTATCTGTGGCCAAGCAATATCAAAACCAAGGTTTGTCATTAGGTGATCTAATCAATGAAGGAAACTTGGGACTTATCAAGGCGGCACAGCGTTTTGATGAGACCAGGGGCTTTAAATTTATCTCTTACGCCGTATGGTGGATTCGACAGTCCATTTTGCAAGCATTGGCGGAACAATCCAGAATTGTAAGGCTTCCACTTAACCGTGTGGGATCCCTCAACAAGATCAGCAAGACTTTCAGTGAACTGGAACAGCGCTTCGAGCGGGAACCATCGCCGGAGGAATTGGCCGAAGTACTGGAGGTGACTGCCGGTGAAGTAGTGGATACAATGAAAATTTCCGGCCGACATGTCTCCATGGATGCTCCTTTTGTGCAAGGAGAGGAAAACAGTTTGTTGGACGTGTTGGAAAATGACGGAGAGGAGAAGCCGGATGATGGCTTGATGAACGATTCCTTGAGGAAAGAAGTACAGCGTGCACTCTCTACCCTTACCCAAAGAGAAGCCGATGTGATCACACTATACTTTGGACTCAACGGAGAACATGCGATGACCCTAGAAGAAATCGGTGAGAAATTTAACCTTACCAGGGAGCGTGTACGTCAGATAAAGGAAAAAGCTATCCGAAGGTTGAGGCATACTTCAAGAAGCAAGACGTTGAAACCTTATTTGGGATAG
- the pnp gene encoding polyribonucleotide nucleotidyltransferase — protein MLPNVISKTITLEDGREIIIETGALAKQADGSVVVKMGNAMLLATVVSKKEAGEGVDFLPMSVDYQEKFAASGKIPGGFLKREGRLSDYEILISRIVDRAIRPIFPDDYHADTQIMITLMSSDTEVLPDCLAGLAASAALAVSDIPFNGPISEVRVAKIEGKLVINPSPAALENASLEFIVAGSLDYILMVEGEADEISEDEMVEAMQFAHEEIKKHCQVQNELTKLVGKEQKREYCHEKEDKALFEKMRAALYDKCYEAVRKQVPNKSERSEAIDAIKEAFVESLGEEHEYEEDLIGPYFKKIHKEAARNLTLDEKKRLDGRKLDEVRPIWSVVDYLPSAHGSAVFTRGETQSVTTCTLGTKLDEQMVDGAVISGYNKFFLHYNFPAFSTGEVRPNRGPGRREVGHGNLAMRALKKVLPGEDQNPYTIRVVSDILESNGSSSMATVCAGSLAMMDAGIPIKAPVTGIAMGMISDAETGKYAILSDILGDEDHLGDMDFKVTGTEKGITACQMDLKVEGLDYNVLKEALYQAKDGRLYILEEISKTLAAPKPDLKPHTPRSYNMTIPKELIGAVIGPGGKVIQEIQKDTGATIVIEEVDNSGKINIFSNNQESMDSAISRIKAIVAQPEIGETYTGKVKNIMPFGAFIEFMPGKDGLLHISEIKWERLENMDGVLEPGEEIMVKLIDVDKKTGKFKLSRKALLPKPENSGKKD, from the coding sequence ATGTTACCAAATGTAATTTCAAAAACTATCACCCTTGAGGATGGTAGAGAAATCATTATTGAAACCGGTGCATTGGCCAAGCAAGCAGACGGATCCGTCGTTGTAAAAATGGGCAATGCAATGCTATTGGCGACCGTTGTTTCAAAGAAAGAAGCTGGTGAAGGGGTGGATTTCCTCCCGATGTCAGTTGACTACCAAGAAAAATTTGCGGCATCAGGAAAAATTCCCGGGGGATTTTTAAAACGTGAAGGAAGACTTTCCGATTATGAGATCCTGATCAGCCGTATCGTGGACAGGGCTATTCGGCCGATATTCCCAGATGATTATCATGCTGACACCCAGATCATGATCACTCTGATGTCATCAGACACAGAAGTACTTCCGGATTGTTTGGCAGGGCTTGCAGCTTCTGCTGCTTTGGCCGTTTCGGATATCCCGTTCAATGGCCCTATTTCTGAAGTTAGGGTAGCGAAGATCGAAGGAAAATTGGTCATCAATCCATCGCCAGCTGCACTAGAGAATGCCTCTCTGGAATTTATCGTGGCCGGTTCCTTGGACTATATCCTAATGGTGGAAGGTGAAGCCGACGAAATCTCAGAAGATGAGATGGTAGAGGCGATGCAGTTTGCACATGAAGAAATCAAGAAGCACTGCCAAGTGCAAAATGAGCTTACCAAACTTGTTGGTAAAGAGCAAAAGCGTGAATACTGTCACGAAAAAGAAGACAAGGCACTTTTTGAAAAAATGAGAGCAGCTCTTTACGACAAGTGCTATGAAGCAGTTAGAAAGCAAGTTCCCAACAAATCAGAAAGAAGCGAGGCCATAGATGCGATCAAAGAAGCTTTTGTCGAAAGCTTGGGCGAAGAGCATGAATACGAAGAAGATCTTATTGGACCATATTTTAAGAAAATCCATAAAGAAGCTGCCCGAAACCTCACATTGGATGAGAAGAAGCGTTTGGATGGGAGAAAGCTTGATGAAGTTAGACCGATTTGGTCTGTGGTAGATTACCTGCCTTCAGCGCATGGATCTGCTGTATTTACCAGGGGAGAAACCCAGTCCGTAACTACCTGTACACTAGGTACCAAGCTTGATGAGCAGATGGTGGACGGGGCTGTGATCTCTGGTTACAATAAATTCTTCCTTCACTATAATTTCCCCGCATTTTCTACCGGAGAGGTAAGGCCTAACAGAGGTCCTGGAAGGAGAGAAGTGGGGCATGGAAACTTAGCCATGAGAGCCCTGAAAAAAGTGCTTCCTGGTGAAGACCAAAACCCCTATACCATTCGTGTCGTATCAGATATATTGGAATCAAACGGTTCCTCTTCAATGGCCACTGTGTGCGCAGGCTCACTTGCCATGATGGATGCCGGAATTCCGATCAAAGCTCCTGTAACAGGGATCGCGATGGGGATGATTTCTGATGCGGAGACAGGAAAATACGCGATTCTGTCCGATATCCTTGGCGATGAAGATCACCTGGGAGATATGGACTTTAAAGTGACCGGTACCGAAAAAGGTATCACGGCATGCCAGATGGACCTTAAGGTGGAAGGACTGGATTACAATGTTCTTAAGGAAGCTTTGTACCAAGCGAAAGATGGTAGGCTGTACATTTTGGAAGAAATCAGCAAAACCCTTGCTGCTCCTAAACCTGATCTGAAGCCACATACACCAAGGTCTTACAATATGACCATTCCTAAGGAATTGATCGGTGCGGTGATCGGCCCAGGTGGGAAAGTGATCCAGGAAATCCAAAAAGACACAGGAGCGACGATTGTCATCGAAGAAGTGGACAATTCAGGTAAGATCAACATATTCTCCAACAACCAAGAGTCCATGGACAGCGCTATCAGTCGTATCAAGGCGATCGTGGCACAACCTGAAATAGGCGAGACTTATACCGGTAAGGTGAAAAACATTATGCCGTTTGGTGCGTTTATAGAATTCATGCCAGGTAAAGATGGGCTGTTGCACATTTCTGAAATCAAGTGGGAAAGACTTGAAAACATGGATGGTGTGCTAGAGCCAGGCGAAGAAATTATGGTGAAGCTTATCGATGTCGATAAAAAGACTGGTAAATTTAAATTATCCAGAAAGGCTTTATTGCCAAAACCAGAAAATTCTGGAAAAAAAGATTAA
- the rpsO gene encoding 30S ribosomal protein S15 has protein sequence MYLTTEKKEELFKNHGRLKSEKDTGSPESQIALFTYRIKHLTDHLKSNKKDHSTRLGLLKLVGKRRSLLNYLYKNDIERYRAIIADLGLRK, from the coding sequence ATGTATTTAACTACAGAGAAAAAAGAAGAGCTGTTCAAGAATCATGGTCGGTTAAAATCTGAGAAAGACACAGGATCTCCTGAGTCTCAGATTGCGCTATTCACTTACAGAATCAAACACCTGACCGATCACCTAAAGAGCAACAAAAAAGATCACTCTACAAGATTGGGTCTTTTGAAACTAGTAGGTAAGCGCAGATCCCTATTGAATTATCTTTACAAGAATGACATTGAAAGATACAGGGCGATCATCGCTGACTTAGGATTACGTAAATAA
- a CDS encoding LptF/LptG family permease: protein MKKLDKLILGSFIGPFLLTFIVVDFILLTVNMLKYFDEIFGKGLGFGVYMELISYFVISISPMALPLAVLLSALMTFGNLGEHFELTAIKSSGISLLRALLPIGVFVLVLSFGAFYSNNYLVPKVNLKTFSLLYDIRMKSPALDIKEGVFYNGMPGYSIKVNEKIDDVRLRDVIIYDHTANSGNNSLILADSGRMEPFFNDRYMKLTLYNGYNYNEENPRRGIRGKPAPFTRTKFDVNEIVFSLDAFEMNRTPEKLWSSNRSIKNISEIKMDVDSMSNQLVNYQYYNYAQLKSAYSFFTKQREIGVPEDIQEKKAIVDSLKTVQWEEKRARERERGGLSRLSSSPEAENGQEDERNPDEREMTVNDAEDIGVEDTIDVGNAYQEMPERSVAEEQRTSEQAPQIDSTAKKEAAKLIAEKKERDEAIKTAYKKFTDIQIAKIDSVLVAGNYMNRAATIGLQSARTLKNNFSSNQGNVENLSREKRRFQVSWYQKYTQAFACIVMFMIGAPLGAIIKKGGLGMPVLVSIIFFIIFYILTMTGEKWAKEGITNPLFGTWFSNLTLLPIGFFFLRQARKDARIFESDVYYAFLERIKRRFNIKSRKK, encoded by the coding sequence ATGAAAAAATTAGATAAATTGATTTTAGGGTCTTTTATTGGCCCATTTTTATTAACATTCATTGTAGTAGATTTTATTCTGCTGACGGTCAACATGCTCAAATATTTCGACGAGATCTTTGGTAAAGGATTGGGGTTCGGGGTATATATGGAGTTGATCAGTTATTTTGTCATTTCCATATCTCCAATGGCATTGCCCTTGGCCGTTTTGCTTTCTGCGTTGATGACTTTTGGCAACCTGGGAGAGCACTTTGAGTTGACGGCCATAAAAAGCAGCGGAATATCGCTTTTGAGGGCCTTATTGCCCATTGGTGTGTTTGTCCTAGTACTTTCTTTCGGCGCATTCTATTCGAACAACTATTTGGTGCCCAAAGTAAACTTAAAAACCTTTAGCTTACTCTACGACATCAGGATGAAATCACCAGCCTTGGACATCAAGGAAGGCGTCTTTTACAATGGAATGCCAGGCTATAGTATCAAGGTAAATGAAAAAATCGATGACGTAAGACTACGGGATGTCATTATTTATGATCATACTGCAAATAGTGGAAACAATTCCCTCATTCTTGCTGATTCGGGCAGGATGGAGCCGTTTTTTAATGACCGGTATATGAAGCTTACCCTTTACAATGGGTATAATTATAATGAAGAAAATCCAAGGAGGGGCATCCGGGGCAAGCCTGCACCGTTTACCAGGACAAAGTTTGATGTCAATGAAATTGTCTTTAGCCTTGATGCTTTTGAGATGAACAGGACCCCTGAAAAACTATGGAGCTCAAACAGGTCTATCAAGAACATCAGCGAGATCAAAATGGACGTGGACAGCATGTCCAATCAGTTGGTAAATTATCAATATTACAACTATGCGCAGCTAAAGTCAGCCTATTCATTTTTCACGAAGCAAAGGGAAATCGGAGTACCGGAGGATATTCAGGAAAAAAAGGCGATAGTGGACTCCCTGAAAACCGTTCAGTGGGAGGAAAAAAGAGCGCGTGAACGGGAGAGGGGAGGATTGTCCCGGCTGTCGTCCTCGCCCGAAGCAGAAAATGGTCAAGAGGATGAGCGTAATCCAGATGAGCGGGAGATGACGGTCAATGATGCGGAGGATATAGGTGTAGAGGATACTATAGATGTGGGCAATGCCTATCAGGAAATGCCCGAAAGATCAGTTGCTGAAGAACAACGAACATCCGAGCAAGCACCTCAGATAGACAGTACTGCCAAAAAAGAAGCAGCAAAGCTGATTGCAGAAAAGAAGGAGCGGGACGAAGCTATTAAAACGGCCTATAAGAAGTTTACGGATATACAAATAGCCAAAATCGATTCCGTACTGGTAGCAGGGAACTATATGAACAGGGCGGCTACCATCGGTTTGCAAAGTGCGAGGACACTTAAAAATAACTTTAGCAGCAACCAAGGAAATGTAGAAAACCTTTCCCGGGAGAAGAGAAGGTTCCAAGTTTCTTGGTATCAAAAATACACTCAGGCATTCGCTTGTATTGTGATGTTTATGATTGGGGCTCCACTAGGGGCTATCATTAAGAAAGGTGGACTGGGAATGCCCGTTTTGGTTTCAATCATTTTCTTTATCATTTTTTATATTTTGACTATGACAGGAGAAAAATGGGCCAAAGAGGGAATCACCAATCCGCTGTTTGGAACATGGTTTTCTAACCTGACCCTATTGCCCATTGGCTTTTTCTTTTTGCGCCAAGCGCGAAAAGATGCGCGGATATTCGAATCCGATGTCTATTATGCTTTTTTAGAGCGTATAAAGCGTCGTTTTAACATAAAATCACGTAAAAAGTGA
- a CDS encoding START-like domain-containing protein, with the protein MVKNKFVADYQINASKKIIFPYISTASGLSEWFADDVSIDQDKNFHIEYDGVDHYARIIAIRTNHSVKFEFFDPNMPEEEDHSFVEFRLEENELTQTLFLKVIDYSDGYDDDEQEKIWEGLIMTLKEIIGG; encoded by the coding sequence ATGGTTAAGAATAAGTTTGTAGCTGACTATCAGATAAATGCTTCAAAAAAAATAATTTTCCCTTATATAAGTACCGCAAGCGGGCTTTCGGAGTGGTTTGCTGATGATGTTAGCATCGACCAGGATAAGAATTTCCATATCGAGTATGATGGTGTGGATCATTATGCAAGGATCATAGCCATCAGGACCAATCATTCGGTCAAGTTTGAATTCTTCGATCCTAATATGCCGGAAGAAGAAGACCATTCCTTTGTCGAATTCAGGCTTGAGGAGAATGAGCTTACCCAAACCCTGTTTTTGAAAGTGATCGATTATAGCGATGGGTACGATGATGATGAGCAGGAAAAAATTTGGGAGGGACTCATCATGACCCTTAAGGAAATTATCGGTGGATAA
- a CDS encoding GIY-YIG nuclease family protein, producing MTPLFSVYVLFSPSYGKTYTGMTSDLINRFHSHNSFAKKGFTVKYRPWIMIHVEYFHHKSNALRREKELKSGKGREWIKQHILPLYTN from the coding sequence ATGACTCCGCTTTTTTCAGTTTACGTTTTATTCTCTCCCTCCTATGGGAAAACCTATACCGGAATGACTTCCGACTTGATCAATCGCTTCCATTCGCATAATTCCTTTGCCAAAAAAGGGTTTACCGTCAAGTACAGGCCCTGGATAATGATCCATGTGGAATACTTCCACCATAAATCCAATGCATTGCGTCGTGAAAAGGAACTTAAATCCGGCAAAGGCAGGGAATGGATTAAACAACACATCCTACCATTATACACGAATTAA
- the rplT gene encoding 50S ribosomal protein L20: MPRSVNAVASRARRKKVLKATRGYFGRGSNVWTVAKNKYEKGLQYAYRDRKAKKREFRKLWIQRINAGAREHGISYSQLMGMLKKAEVELNRKVLADLAMNHPEAFKAVVEKVK, encoded by the coding sequence ATGCCAAGATCAGTAAACGCAGTAGCGTCAAGAGCAAGAAGAAAGAAAGTATTAAAAGCTACTAGGGGTTATTTCGGAAGAGGTAGCAACGTATGGACAGTAGCGAAAAACAAATACGAAAAAGGTTTACAGTACGCGTACAGGGATAGAAAAGCTAAGAAGAGAGAATTCAGAAAGCTTTGGATCCAGCGTATCAATGCCGGTGCCAGAGAACATGGCATTTCTTATTCACAATTAATGGGGATGTTGAAAAAAGCAGAAGTTGAGCTAAACAGAAAAGTATTGGCCGACCTTGCGATGAACCATCCTGAGGCATTTAAAGCTGTAGTTGAAAAAGTAAAGTAA
- the rpmI gene encoding 50S ribosomal protein L35, with the protein MPKVKTKSSAKKRFKLTGSGKIRRKHAYKSHILTKKATKRKRNLTKMGEVHESDVNRVKDMLRI; encoded by the coding sequence ATGCCTAAAGTAAAAACTAAATCAAGTGCAAAAAAACGATTCAAATTAACTGGATCAGGGAAAATCAGAAGGAAGCATGCTTACAAAAGCCACATCCTAACCAAGAAAGCGACCAAAAGAAAGAGAAATCTTACTAAAATGGGCGAGGTTCATGAGTCAGATGTGAACAGAGTAAAAGACATGTTGAGAATCTAA
- the infC gene encoding translation initiation factor IF-3, with product MRGRKPFKPRREEPYKVNQKIRAREVRVVGDFVEGGNVVMSTDEAIKIAQQQDLDLVEISPNANPPVCKVIDYAKFKYEQKKKQKEIKANAAKTVLKEIRFGPNTDDHDFDFKLKHAINFLKDGAKVKAYVHFVGRSIVFKERGEMLLLKFAQSLEEYGQVEQLPKMEGKRMNMFVAPKASKK from the coding sequence TTGAGAGGAAGAAAACCGTTTAAACCGAGACGAGAAGAACCATATAAAGTAAACCAAAAGATCCGCGCCAGAGAGGTTAGGGTAGTAGGGGATTTTGTAGAAGGGGGCAACGTAGTCATGTCTACAGATGAAGCTATCAAGATAGCCCAGCAGCAAGATCTGGATCTCGTCGAAATTTCTCCAAACGCTAATCCACCTGTATGTAAGGTGATCGATTATGCAAAATTTAAATACGAGCAGAAGAAAAAGCAGAAGGAAATCAAAGCCAATGCTGCCAAGACTGTTCTGAAAGAAATCAGGTTTGGTCCCAATACGGACGACCACGATTTTGACTTTAAATTAAAACATGCGATCAACTTCCTGAAAGATGGGGCCAAAGTTAAGGCATATGTACACTTTGTGGGCCGTTCGATTGTCTTTAAGGAAAGGGGAGAGATGCTGTTATTGAAGTTTGCACAGTCACTGGAGGAATATGGACAGGTAGAACAGCTGCCCAAAATGGAAGGTAAACGGATGAATATGTTTGTTGCTCCCAAAGCAAGTAAGAAATAA